A genomic window from Sphingobacterium spiritivorum includes:
- a CDS encoding 4-hydroxy-3-methylbut-2-enyl diphosphate reductase, whose protein sequence is MSKNLTVTIDKDSGFCFGVVYAIDMAEEILEEDGYLYCLGDIVHNDEEVARLKAKGLRIINHEDLPALQHEKVLIRAHGEAPETYKIALKNNITLIDASCPVVLKLQNRIKTSHDDDEKILIFGKHGHAEVIGLQGQTNDEALVFQDITELDNVELPSSFTLYSQTTKSVDKFYEIKEELIKRGYDVKANDTICRQVSNRYEDLGDFARQYDKIVFVSGKKSSNGKVLFDVCQKANPNSYFISGTDEIDSSVFAENDSVGICGATSTPMWLMKDVQKAIEAL, encoded by the coding sequence ATGAGTAAAAATCTGACTGTAACAATAGATAAAGATTCCGGATTTTGTTTCGGTGTAGTGTATGCTATAGATATGGCCGAAGAGATTCTGGAAGAGGATGGTTATTTATATTGTCTTGGAGATATTGTACATAATGATGAAGAGGTCGCAAGACTGAAAGCAAAAGGGTTACGTATCATTAATCATGAAGATCTGCCGGCCCTGCAACATGAAAAAGTGTTGATCCGCGCACATGGCGAAGCTCCGGAAACCTACAAAATTGCACTCAAAAATAATATTACACTGATTGATGCCTCATGTCCTGTTGTACTCAAACTGCAGAACAGAATCAAAACCTCGCATGACGACGATGAGAAGATTTTGATTTTTGGAAAACACGGACATGCAGAGGTTATCGGTCTTCAGGGACAGACAAATGATGAAGCATTGGTTTTTCAGGATATTACTGAATTAGACAATGTGGAGTTACCCTCCAGCTTTACGCTATATAGTCAGACAACCAAATCCGTTGATAAGTTTTACGAGATTAAAGAAGAACTGATCAAACGCGGATATGATGTCAAAGCTAATGATACAATCTGTCGTCAGGTGTCAAACAGATACGAAGATCTGGGTGACTTTGCACGTCAGTATGACAAGATCGTGTTTGTCTCCGGAAAAAAATCATCTAACGGCAAAGTGTTGTTTGATGTTTGTCAAAAGGCAAATCCTAACAGCTATTTTATCTCCGGTACAGATGAGATCGATAGCAGCGTCTTTGCTGAAAATGACAGTGTCGGTATCTGTGGTGCGACTTCTACACCTATGTGGTTAATGAAAGATGTACAGAAAGCGATAGAAGCACTGTAG
- a CDS encoding nucleoside-diphosphate kinase — MATNRTFTMIKPDAVANGHIGAILNDIISGGFKIVALKYIQLTNESAGNFYAVHKERPFYGDLVSFMTSGPIVAAILEKDNAVEDFRTLIGATNPAQAAEGTIRNKYAKSIDANAIHGSDSDENAEIEGNFFFSQFERF; from the coding sequence ATGGCAACTAACAGAACTTTTACGATGATCAAACCAGATGCAGTAGCAAATGGTCACATCGGCGCGATCTTAAACGACATCATTTCAGGCGGTTTCAAAATCGTAGCTTTGAAATACATTCAATTGACTAATGAATCTGCAGGAAATTTTTATGCAGTACACAAAGAACGTCCTTTCTATGGTGATTTGGTCAGCTTTATGACTTCAGGACCAATCGTTGCAGCTATCCTGGAAAAAGACAATGCAGTAGAAGATTTCCGTACACTTATCGGTGCGACTAACCCGGCTCAGGCTGCGGAAGGAACAATCCGTAACAAATACGCAAAATCTATTGATGCAAATGCAATCCACGGATCTGATTCTGATGAAAATGCTGAAATCGAAGGAAACTTCTTCTTTTCTCAATTCGAAAGATTCTAG